The Nonlabens sp. Hel1_33_55 genome contains the following window.
ATGATCAATTGCCTGAAAACTTTATATCCAGGTTGATTGAGTATGAATACAGCATATCTCGATCGTGGAATAGGATGGCTTTTATAGCTTCCACGGGAATACCTATGAGGCTTGATGAATCGAAAACGGTTCCCGTAATGCCTGGAACAGTGCAGTTAACACCTGGTGGTGATCTCTTATTTTTGATGCGAGATGCTCAGACGACTGGTGGCTATCCTCGCATATTTCAGGTTCCTACTGAACATTTGAACATATTGTCGCAAATAAAAATAGGTAAATCATTCAAAATCAATTTGAAAGAGATTCTTCCTTTTTAGATTTATTTAAAAAATTGCGATCGTTTAATTTGTACTTTAATCGATTATTTACCGTTTTTACCTATACATTGCATTTTCAAAATGTGATCATAATCCTAGCGCTTGATGAGGTTATTCCTATTTTATGCTGTACTGCTCTCTAGTAGTCATTCTTTATTTGCGCAAAAGGAACCATCAAAGAGGAGATTACCAGATCCACCATACAACTTTAGTGTACAGGAATTGGATTCCGTTTTGGAACTCGCCTATGAATCTTATTTTGAGGGTAATTATGTTTCCATTCTTCAAAAGGCGCCTGACCTTATAGACTATGCAGAAGAGATTGATGAGTTACAGATCAAGACTCGGCTAAGAGCGGTATTAGGTAATGCTTTTATTCAACTGGGCGATCGTGAGAACGCGGCTGCGCTTTACAAGGAAGCTTTGAAAGAGGCTGCCCAGCGCAAGGATACCTTTCAATTTGTCAATACGTATATCAATTTAGGTAATACCTATTTTGATACTGATGAAGATCTTGCCATTAATTATTATACCAAGGCTTTAGAACTAGGAAAAAATGGTTCCAGAGATCCACATTACATCATTATCCATCATAATCTGGCAGAGATTTACGTAAAAAGGGATCAACCTGGAAAGGCGCAATTTCATCTGGATAATGTTATATCTGCACTCGATGATCCCAGCATCACGAATCGCAAAGAACAATTCATTCCTACATCTCAAAGTATCCAGGGAAGTATCTATTTGATACAAGAGCTGTATTACAGGTCTATTGAGAGTTCACTTCAGGCATTAGAAAATGATCGCGATGACATAGATGAGAGCTACCGAATCTTAGCTTATAAAAATCTTTTAACTGCCTATGAGAAAACCAGACAGTTTGAGCTGCTCAGTGATGTGCACAAGGTGTATGATTCGTTAATAACGAATCGTTACGAGAACGAAAAAATCAGGCAGCAGCAGCTGGCCAACTCAAAATATAAGGCAGACCGCTATCGTCAGGAATTGGTGAATTCAGAGTTTGAAACTAAACTCATGAAGCAGCAAACCGAGCAGGATGAGACCTTGATCTGGACTTTTGCGATATTAGGTTTACTTCTTTTGATTTTGATATCTACACTTTTATATACGCGTGAAAAACGCAACAAGCTTTTGAAGATCCTTCAGATAAAAAACGCTCAATATCTAGAAGCTAAAGATCAATCTGAAAAGCTGGCTCAAAAGAACACTAAGTTCTTATCCACTATTAGCCATGAACTGCGTACTCCACTTTACGGTATTATAGGCTTATCATCTGTTTTTCTAAATGATAAGGAATTGGATAAGTATGACGAAGAATTCAATTCCCTAAAATTCTCTGCTGACTATTTGCTATCATTAGTAAATGACATTCTGAATATCAACAAGTTTGAATCAGAGAAAGGTAGAAAGCTTCAAGAAGAGCATTTCAATTTATCGCTATTGATGAATAGCATTGTACAATCCTTTCAATTTCTCAACCAGAAGAATAATAATACACTCACTCTACAAATCGATCCTAGGATACCAGAGGTGCTATACGGAGATAAAACAAAACTTTCCCAGGTGATTATGAACCTCTTGAGTAATGCCAGTAAGTTTACGTTAGACGGCTCTATTACTATCACTGTTGATCAAAAGACCAATGACGGTAAAAACACAACGCTATCATTTGCCGTCGAAGATACCGGTCGTGGGATTGAAGAAAGTAACCAAAAAGAGGTCTTTGAAGAGTTCACACAAGTACCGGCGACTATCTCAGAAGGAGGAACAGGCCTTGGCCTACCCATAGTGAATAAACTTCTTAAGATACTTAACAGCCAGTTAGAGATGGACAGTACGTATGGCATAGGGACGACTTTTTCATTTGTTTTACCTCTCAAGATAGGCTCTAAACAAGAAATGGAATCGACCATCAACGATAGAGACATAAAGAAACTGGATCATAAAAAATTACTGATTGTTGATGACAACAAGATCAATCAGTTGGTGACGCAAAAAGTTCTGGAACAATATCATCTGGATCATGATACAGCAAACAATGGTCAAGAGGCCGTTGACATGGTTAAAGCCAATAGCTATGATTATATATTGATGGATATCAATATGCCGGTCATGAATGGGATTGACGCTACCATTGAAATACGCAATTTGGGAATTGAAACACCAATCATTGCTCTTACCGCGGCAGACGATCTTAACCTAGAAAGAGATATTTATGGTCACGGCATCAATAGCATATTGGTAAAGCCTTACCATACAGAACAATTGCTCGCACTTCTCATTAATCACATGTCTTAAAACCTAAAGTTATTTAGGTTTCCAACGTCGTATTAAGGACAAAATATTAACTAAATCGATCGATATATTTAACTAAAATTCAGATCAGAAATAGACTACATCTGTGCAAATTTACCATATAACTTAAAGTCATTATATCATGGCAGAAAAAGGAAAACAAGCACCGAAAAGCGCAAGCAAATCGGCTGCTAAGCCAGCTCCTTCAAAGGGAAAGGCTACCAAGCAAGCTCCTAAGAAATAGGTTTGCAAAGTCGTTGTGATACGTTCACAACTTATGTCTAACAACTAAGACCGCTCTAGAAATAGAGCGGTTTTTTTCTGTGATGATTTTGGATGCTTTCGCTTTCGCGAAAGCTTAATAAAATGATAGTCCACATTGATTCCTTTCATAATGTAAATCAGGTTGAAACGAATAATGTATTAAACATGAATGCTATCGACTTTGGCTAAAAGGGTGAGAAAAAAGAATCTACTTATCTAAGTTTATTTCTAGGTATCTCTTGCTAATCTTATAAATGTCATTGAGTTTAT
Protein-coding sequences here:
- a CDS encoding response regulator, with amino-acid sequence MRLFLFYAVLLSSSHSLFAQKEPSKRRLPDPPYNFSVQELDSVLELAYESYFEGNYVSILQKAPDLIDYAEEIDELQIKTRLRAVLGNAFIQLGDRENAAALYKEALKEAAQRKDTFQFVNTYINLGNTYFDTDEDLAINYYTKALELGKNGSRDPHYIIIHHNLAEIYVKRDQPGKAQFHLDNVISALDDPSITNRKEQFIPTSQSIQGSIYLIQELYYRSIESSLQALENDRDDIDESYRILAYKNLLTAYEKTRQFELLSDVHKVYDSLITNRYENEKIRQQQLANSKYKADRYRQELVNSEFETKLMKQQTEQDETLIWTFAILGLLLLILISTLLYTREKRNKLLKILQIKNAQYLEAKDQSEKLAQKNTKFLSTISHELRTPLYGIIGLSSVFLNDKELDKYDEEFNSLKFSADYLLSLVNDILNINKFESEKGRKLQEEHFNLSLLMNSIVQSFQFLNQKNNNTLTLQIDPRIPEVLYGDKTKLSQVIMNLLSNASKFTLDGSITITVDQKTNDGKNTTLSFAVEDTGRGIEESNQKEVFEEFTQVPATISEGGTGLGLPIVNKLLKILNSQLEMDSTYGIGTTFSFVLPLKIGSKQEMESTINDRDIKKLDHKKLLIVDDNKINQLVTQKVLEQYHLDHDTANNGQEAVDMVKANSYDYILMDINMPVMNGIDATIEIRNLGIETPIIALTAADDLNLERDIYGHGINSILVKPYHTEQLLALLINHMS